A genomic segment from Triticum dicoccoides isolate Atlit2015 ecotype Zavitan chromosome 1A, WEW_v2.0, whole genome shotgun sequence encodes:
- the LOC119284516 gene encoding ADP-ribosylation factor 2, which produces MGLTFTKLFSRLFAKKEMRILMVGLDAAGKTTILYKLKLGEIVTTIPTIGFNVETVEYKNISFTVWDVGGQDKIRPLWRHYFQNTQGLIFVVDSNDRERVVEARDELHRMLNEDELRDAVLLVFANKQDLPNAMNAAEITDKLGLHSLRQRHWYIQSTCATSGEGLYEGLDWLSNNIANKA; this is translated from the exons ATGGGGCTCACGTTCACGAAGCTGTTCAGCCGGCTCTTCGCCAAGAAGGAGATGAGGATCCTCATGGTCGGTCTCGATGCGGCTGGTAAGACCACCATCCTCTACAAGCTCAAGCTCGGAGAGATCGTCACCACCATCCCCACAATCG GGTTTAATGTCGAAACTGTAGAGTACAAGAACATTAGTTTCACCGTTTGGGATGTCGGGGGTCAGGACAAG ATCAGGCCCCTGTGGAGGCACTACTTCCAGAACACCCAGGGTCTCATTTTTGTCGTGGACAGCAATGACAGAGAGCGTGTTGTTGAGGCAAGAGATGAGCTTCACCGGATGCTGAATGAG GATGAGCTGCGCGATGCTGTGCTGCTGGTGTTTGCAAACAAGCAAGATCTTCCTAATGCCATGAATGCTGCTGAAATCACTGACAAGCTTGGCCTGCATTCCCTGCGCCAGCGACACTG GTACATCCAGAGCACATGTGCTACCTCTGGGGAGGGGTTGTACGAGGGCCTTGACTGGCTGTCCAACAACATTGCCAACAAG GCTTGA